CCCGCTCCCCACGGCCATCCGCTGGGCCGCAGTCTCGATCGCCTGCACGATGCGCGTGTGGGCGCCGCACCGGCACAGGTTGGCGTCCATGTGGTCGACGATCTGCTGCCGCGACGGGCGCGGGTTGGCGAGCAGGAGGCTGTAGGCGCTCAGGATCATACCGGGGGTGCAGAAGCCGCACTGGAGGGCGTCGTGCTCGACGAACGCCGCCTGCAGCGGGTGGAGAGCGCCGCCCTCGGTCAGGCCCTCGATCGTCACCACCCGCGCCCCCTCGACCTTGCCCACCGGCAGCTGGCAGGAGCGCACCGCCTGGCCGTCGACGAGGACCGTGCAGGAGCCGCACAGGCCCTCGCCGCAGCCGAACTTACTGCCGGTCAGCCCGAGCTCGGTGCGCAGCACCCACAGCAGCGCGCGTCGATCATCGGTCGAGATCGCGGTGTCGCTGCCGTTCAGGACAAAGCGGATCGTCTTTCTCATGACTGCTCCTTCGACCTTCGGTTCCATTCTCTATCCACGCAGCGCGGACGCAAATATTCCCGGGATGCGCCGCCAGGCCGGATCGGCGGCGACGCCGGCCACCCGGCGCGCGGTGATGTGGGCGGTGCGGTTGGTCACGAACCACGGCGGCTTCGGCAGCAGGCTGAGGTTGCCGTGGACCCAGCTGCGCGGGAAGGGGTAGAAGGAGGCGCGGGCCACCGTCTTCTGCGATCCCTCGATCAGGAAGCTGTTGTGGACCACTCCGATCCCGCTGCCGACGTCCTCGATGGTGTGCCCTGGGTAGGCGCCCCACGTCGCCTGCGCGAGCAGGAAGGCGATCGCGCACCAGATGTTGACGCCCACCCCGCCGTACTCGAGGTCGGCAATGGCGCGGTCGAGCGCTGCCGCCTCCTCGCGCATCGTGCGCGGGTGGACCAGGACGGTCACCCCGAGGGTGCCCGCAAGGCGCCGGTTGCAGAAGGCCACCGCGTTGTCGAGGAAGCTCGAGGCGTCGCCGCCCGGCAGATCGACCACGGCGAGGACCTCGCCAAAGGCCTCGTTCGAGAAGCAGTGCTCCGCCGCTGACTCGGGGTCGAGGCCGGTGATCAGCGTCCGCGGGACC
The sequence above is drawn from the Thermoanaerobaculales bacterium genome and encodes:
- a CDS encoding (2Fe-2S)-binding protein; translation: MRKTIRFVLNGSDTAISTDDRRALLWVLRTELGLTGSKFGCGEGLCGSCTVLVDGQAVRSCQLPVGKVEGARVVTIEGLTEGGALHPLQAAFVEHDALQCGFCTPGMILSAYSLLLANPRPSRQQIVDHMDANLCRCGAHTRIVQAIETAAQRMAVGSGR